Proteins encoded together in one uncultured Desulfosarcina sp. window:
- a CDS encoding dynamin family protein, with translation MPAYETLKHQLAEISNDTARLLDDAEEITERVDEGIAHWRSTCRTISEQISQETMRVAVVGAIKSGKSTFVNTLFGGDYLKRGAGVVTSIVTRVRIGPELRAILYLKSWDEVNREIDQASVLLPSNSQPAETQPFDIRREKDRQRLTAALDDLAADQLISNDTRSAGSVLLECCLNGYERVRELVEADQRTVIFENGRFPEHRDFVGDDALAVYLKDVQLEIDTSGLGEGVEIADCQGSDSPNPLHLAMIQDYLMMAHLTLYVVSSRTGLRQADIRFLSMIRKMGIMDTVAFIVNCDFSEHESLEDLVEGVRKIEADLSLLCPEPELFTFSALFRLMSQMEADLSPRDRDRYAHWCREAEMVAFADRERSRFAEFLEQKIRREKSHLLLKNHLERLEIVAGGIGSWIAFNRDLLARDVDGARELADHAHRQQDRLDRLKQTVKNALDGALIQAKRDLKSAVDGFFKEHDGGVVDGVVQFVRGYRVEMERYDENLKAAGFAKTLYRVFQEFKQAVDAHMAETVNPMVIRFIRSREKSLAEYLDEIAEPYGAMIDEALKPVTAAVTDEKNDRRLTRSAIRIGPELDAIRKMAGLSLPPAAATMRYSAQIKTEAVMRFGFYKVVNLVKKALKKTGDKAHGEQFLALASGIRRMKRETERSILFHMKDYRENIKYQYMLKLADAAASALYSQVQERFRHHGADLSRLVDLMGEERLDKEKVSASLAKMGEASRALQDKITNLRSDLEQLNG, from the coding sequence ATGCCTGCTTACGAAACCCTGAAGCACCAGCTCGCCGAAATCAGCAACGATACCGCTCGTCTTCTCGACGATGCCGAGGAGATTACCGAACGTGTCGATGAAGGGATCGCTCATTGGAGGTCCACTTGCCGGACCATATCGGAGCAGATATCGCAAGAGACCATGCGCGTGGCCGTGGTGGGCGCCATCAAGTCCGGGAAGAGTACCTTCGTCAACACCCTTTTTGGCGGTGACTACCTGAAACGCGGCGCCGGCGTGGTGACCTCCATCGTCACCCGGGTGAGAATCGGTCCCGAACTGCGGGCCATCCTCTACCTGAAAAGCTGGGACGAGGTGAACCGGGAGATCGATCAGGCATCGGTGCTCCTGCCCTCGAACAGTCAACCCGCAGAGACGCAACCCTTCGATATCCGAAGGGAAAAGGATCGTCAGAGGCTTACCGCGGCCCTGGATGATCTGGCTGCCGACCAGTTGATCTCCAACGACACCCGCAGCGCCGGAAGCGTGCTTCTGGAGTGCTGTCTGAACGGGTACGAGCGTGTCAGAGAACTGGTCGAAGCGGACCAGAGAACCGTCATTTTCGAAAACGGGCGTTTCCCTGAACATCGCGATTTTGTCGGCGACGACGCCCTGGCCGTCTACCTCAAGGACGTTCAACTGGAAATCGATACGTCCGGGTTGGGCGAGGGGGTGGAGATTGCCGACTGCCAGGGCAGCGATTCGCCCAATCCGCTGCATCTGGCCATGATTCAGGACTATCTGATGATGGCCCACCTGACCTTGTACGTGGTCAGCAGCCGGACAGGCCTGCGCCAGGCGGATATCCGGTTTTTGTCCATGATTCGCAAAATGGGCATTATGGACACCGTCGCCTTTATCGTGAACTGCGATTTCAGCGAGCACGAATCCCTAGAGGACTTGGTCGAAGGCGTTCGGAAGATCGAAGCCGATCTGAGCCTGCTGTGCCCTGAACCCGAGCTGTTCACCTTCTCAGCACTTTTTCGCCTCATGTCTCAGATGGAGGCCGATCTTTCACCCAGGGACCGGGACCGATACGCGCACTGGTGCCGCGAGGCGGAGATGGTCGCCTTCGCCGATCGGGAGCGAAGCCGCTTTGCGGAATTTCTGGAACAAAAGATCCGCCGGGAGAAAAGCCACCTGCTGCTGAAAAACCATCTGGAACGCCTGGAGATCGTCGCCGGCGGTATCGGCAGCTGGATTGCCTTCAACCGCGACCTGCTGGCCCGCGATGTCGATGGCGCCCGGGAACTGGCCGATCATGCCCACCGGCAGCAGGACCGCCTGGACCGGCTGAAGCAGACCGTGAAAAACGCCCTCGACGGTGCCTTGATCCAGGCCAAGCGGGATCTGAAAAGTGCCGTTGACGGGTTCTTCAAAGAGCACGACGGCGGGGTGGTCGACGGCGTGGTGCAGTTTGTACGGGGCTATCGGGTGGAGATGGAGCGCTACGACGAAAACCTGAAAGCCGCGGGATTCGCCAAAACCCTCTACAGGGTGTTCCAGGAATTCAAACAGGCGGTGGATGCCCACATGGCCGAAACCGTGAACCCCATGGTGATTCGCTTCATCCGGTCCCGGGAGAAGAGTCTGGCGGAATACCTGGACGAAATTGCCGAACCATACGGAGCCATGATCGATGAAGCCTTAAAGCCGGTTACCGCCGCCGTGACCGATGAAAAGAATGACCGGCGGCTGACGCGTTCGGCTATCCGTATCGGTCCGGAACTGGACGCGATTCGTAAAATGGCCGGTCTTTCGCTGCCCCCGGCGGCGGCAACCATGCGCTACTCCGCCCAGATCAAAACCGAAGCGGTCATGCGTTTCGGTTTCTATAAGGTTGTCAACCTGGTGAAAAAGGCCCTGAAGAAAACCGGAGACAAGGCCCATGGGGAGCAGTTTCTGGCGCTGGCTTCGGGCATCAGGCGGATGAAACGGGAAACCGAGCGATCCATCCTTTTTCACATGAAGGACTACAGGGAGAACATCAAGTATCAATACATGCTCAAACTGGCCGATGCCGCCGCATCCGCCCTTTACAGCCAGGTTCAGGAACGGTTCCGGCACCACGGGGCCGATCTTTCCCGGCTGGTGGATCTGATGGGCGAAGAGCGGCTGGACAAGGAAAAGGTGTCCGCTTCGCTGGCAAAGATGGGCGAGGCATCCCGCGCGCTGCAAGACAAGATCACGAATCTGAGAAGCGATCTGGAGCAACTGAACGGCTAG
- the ilvB gene encoding biosynthetic-type acetolactate synthase large subunit, whose amino-acid sequence MKLKGAQILMEVLKEEGVDSVFGFPGGATIDIHDSLEGTDIRHYLVRHEQGAVHAADGYARVTGKVGVCIVTSGPGATNAVTGVATAYMDSIPLVVICGQVPTHLIGNDAFQEVDIVGITRPCTKHNYLVPSVEELPRILKEAFHIARSGRPGPVLVDIPKNVQQATTNFKPKQKVKLKSYNPTYKPNTKQLRKVADLIKAAKRPLIFAGGGVILSKGAEELTHLARTARIPVTMSLMGLGAFPGSDPLSLGMIGMHGTYRANMSTAECDLLIGIGVRFDDRVTGKTDCFASQAEIVHIDIDPTSIRKNVPVSIPVVGDCKSSLQTINEFLAEEDMDAITANRGPWLDQIEQWRQNYKLAYEQDEAEIKPQYVIEKLYELTKGQAIITTEVGQNQMWAAQYYHFDKPGHFVTSGGLGTMGFGLPAAIGAQVAFPDALVVDVAGDGSIQMNIQEMATAVQYGLPVKVVILNNCYLGMVRQWQELFYDKRYACTCMDHAPDFVKLADAFGAVGLRATRPDEVESVLRRGLETPGPVIMDFEVTKEECVYPMVPAGAPITEMLLV is encoded by the coding sequence ATGAAGCTCAAGGGAGCACAGATTCTGATGGAAGTCCTCAAAGAAGAGGGCGTGGATTCCGTTTTCGGTTTTCCCGGCGGTGCCACCATCGACATTCACGACAGCCTGGAGGGAACCGATATCCGCCACTACCTGGTGCGTCACGAGCAGGGGGCCGTGCATGCAGCCGACGGCTACGCCCGTGTCACCGGCAAGGTCGGCGTTTGCATCGTCACCTCCGGGCCAGGCGCCACCAATGCCGTCACCGGAGTGGCCACCGCGTACATGGATTCCATCCCCCTGGTGGTCATCTGCGGCCAGGTGCCCACCCATCTGATCGGCAACGATGCCTTTCAGGAGGTGGACATCGTCGGCATCACCCGGCCCTGCACCAAGCACAACTACCTGGTGCCCTCCGTGGAGGAACTTCCCAGAATTCTCAAGGAGGCCTTCCACATCGCCCGCTCCGGCCGGCCGGGTCCGGTGCTGGTGGACATCCCGAAGAATGTGCAGCAGGCGACGACCAACTTCAAACCCAAGCAGAAAGTCAAGCTCAAGTCCTACAACCCGACCTATAAACCCAACACCAAGCAATTGCGCAAAGTGGCCGATCTGATCAAGGCTGCAAAGCGCCCGCTGATCTTCGCCGGTGGTGGCGTGATCCTTTCCAAGGGGGCCGAGGAATTGACCCACCTGGCCCGCACGGCCCGGATCCCTGTCACCATGTCCCTTATGGGCCTCGGCGCCTTTCCCGGTTCCGATCCCCTCTCGCTGGGAATGATCGGCATGCACGGCACCTATCGGGCCAACATGAGCACGGCCGAATGCGATCTGCTCATCGGCATCGGCGTGCGTTTCGACGATCGGGTGACCGGCAAGACGGACTGTTTTGCCTCTCAGGCCGAAATTGTGCACATCGACATCGATCCCACCTCGATCCGCAAAAACGTTCCGGTGAGCATTCCCGTTGTGGGCGACTGCAAAAGCAGCCTGCAAACCATCAACGAATTTCTGGCCGAAGAGGATATGGACGCCATTACAGCCAATCGCGGCCCCTGGCTGGATCAGATCGAGCAGTGGCGGCAAAACTACAAACTGGCCTACGAGCAGGACGAAGCGGAAATCAAGCCCCAGTATGTGATCGAGAAACTCTATGAACTGACCAAAGGGCAGGCCATTATCACCACCGAGGTCGGGCAGAACCAGATGTGGGCGGCCCAGTACTACCACTTCGACAAACCGGGACATTTCGTCACTTCCGGCGGTCTGGGGACCATGGGCTTCGGTCTGCCTGCGGCCATCGGTGCCCAGGTAGCCTTCCCCGACGCCCTGGTGGTGGATGTGGCCGGAGACGGCAGCATCCAGATGAACATCCAGGAAATGGCCACGGCCGTGCAGTACGGGCTGCCGGTCAAGGTGGTGATCCTGAACAATTGCTACCTGGGCATGGTTCGCCAATGGCAGGAACTGTTTTACGACAAGCGCTACGCCTGCACCTGCATGGATCATGCGCCCGATTTCGTCAAACTGGCCGATGCCTTTGGCGCCGTGGGATTGCGGGCCACCCGGCCGGACGAAGTGGAATCGGTTCTGCGCCGGGGGCTGGAAACGCCCGGCCCGGTGATCATGGACTTTGAGGTAACCAAGGAAGAGTGCGTCTACCCCATGGTTCCGGCGGGGGCGCCCATAACGGAAATGCTGCTGGTATAG
- the ilvD gene encoding dihydroxy-acid dehydratase: MKSDAAKKGIERAPHRALFKAIGYTDEEIGRPLVGIANAVNTAIPGHVHLDTLAQAVKAGIYMAGGTPVEFGTIGVCDGIAMNHMGMKYSLASRELIADSVEVMATGHALDALVMIPNCDKIVPGMLMAAARLDLPTIFVSGGPMLAGEHPEVPGRKIDLITVFEAVGAVKAGKMEAGSLTAIEDAACPTCGSCAGMFTANSMNCLTEVIGMGLPGNGTIPAVYSARVRLAKQAGIRILDLWKNGITARSIMTANAFHNALTVDMALGCSTNTVLHLPAIAAEAGVELDLNRINTISEKTPHICSLSPGGTHHIQDLDRAGGIGAVLKTLAAGGMIHDDCLTVTGKTVSENIAGVDVFDPEVIRPLDNPYHRQGGLAVLYGNLAPEGCVVKQSAVLESMMRHEGPARVFDSEEEATRAIMEGRIVKGDVIVVRYEGPRGGPGMREMLTPTSAIAGMGLDAHVALITDGRFSGGSRGAAIGHVSPEAAQGGTIALVKEGDRIAIDIPGKAIRLMVPEDEIERRRSDWQAPEPKIRTGYMARYARQVSSASQGAIVR, encoded by the coding sequence ATGAAAAGCGACGCAGCCAAAAAAGGAATCGAACGGGCACCACACAGAGCCCTTTTCAAAGCGATCGGATACACGGACGAAGAAATCGGACGCCCCCTGGTCGGCATTGCCAATGCCGTCAATACCGCCATTCCCGGCCACGTTCATCTCGATACTTTGGCACAGGCGGTGAAGGCCGGCATCTATATGGCCGGCGGTACGCCGGTGGAATTCGGAACCATTGGTGTATGCGACGGCATCGCCATGAACCATATGGGCATGAAGTACTCTCTGGCCAGCCGCGAACTCATTGCCGACTCCGTCGAAGTGATGGCTACGGGCCACGCCCTGGACGCCCTGGTGATGATTCCCAACTGCGATAAAATCGTCCCCGGCATGCTCATGGCAGCCGCCCGTCTGGACCTGCCCACGATTTTCGTCAGCGGGGGGCCCATGCTGGCCGGAGAACATCCGGAAGTTCCCGGCCGCAAAATCGACCTGATTACCGTATTCGAGGCGGTCGGGGCCGTAAAAGCCGGTAAAATGGAAGCCGGGAGCCTGACGGCCATCGAAGACGCCGCCTGCCCCACCTGCGGCTCGTGCGCCGGAATGTTCACGGCCAACTCCATGAACTGCCTTACCGAGGTGATCGGCATGGGCCTGCCGGGCAACGGGACCATCCCCGCCGTCTACTCGGCCCGGGTGCGCCTGGCCAAGCAGGCCGGGATTCGGATTCTCGATTTATGGAAAAACGGGATTACCGCCCGAAGCATCATGACCGCCAATGCCTTTCATAACGCCCTGACCGTAGACATGGCCCTGGGGTGTTCGACGAACACGGTGCTGCACCTGCCGGCCATCGCCGCCGAAGCCGGGGTGGAACTGGATTTGAACCGGATCAACACCATCAGTGAAAAAACGCCCCACATCTGCTCGCTCAGCCCCGGCGGCACCCATCACATCCAGGACCTGGACCGGGCCGGCGGCATCGGCGCCGTTCTCAAAACCCTGGCCGCCGGAGGAATGATCCATGACGACTGCCTCACGGTCACGGGCAAAACCGTTTCCGAAAATATCGCCGGTGTCGACGTCTTCGATCCGGAGGTGATCCGCCCTCTGGACAACCCCTACCATCGTCAGGGGGGCCTGGCGGTTCTCTACGGCAACCTGGCTCCCGAGGGTTGCGTGGTCAAACAGTCCGCCGTTCTGGAGTCGATGATGCGCCATGAAGGACCGGCCCGGGTTTTCGATTCGGAAGAAGAGGCGACCCGGGCCATCATGGAGGGCCGTATCGTAAAGGGCGATGTTATCGTCGTTCGCTACGAAGGGCCCAGGGGCGGCCCCGGCATGCGCGAAATGCTCACCCCGACCTCGGCCATCGCCGGCATGGGGCTGGACGCCCACGTCGCCCTGATCACCGACGGTCGCTTTTCGGGAGGCTCCCGCGGGGCCGCCATCGGCCATGTCTCGCCGGAAGCGGCCCAGGGCGGGACCATTGCCCTGGTAAAGGAAGGCGATCGCATTGCCATCGACATCCCCGGCAAGGCGATTCGCCTGATGGTTCCCGAGGACGAGATCGAACGGCGCCGGTCTGACTGGCAGGCACCGGAGCCCAAAATTCGCACCGGATACATGGCGCGCTACGCCCGTCAGGTTTCTTCGGCCAGTCAGGGGGCGATTGTTCGATGA
- a CDS encoding AAA family ATPase, whose amino-acid sequence MAKKKTRTIAVANEKGGVGKTATVVNLAAALTRAHQSVLVVDMDPQANATKGLGIAADEERPSVYDLIMDNGRKAATEAVIPTRWEGLHLIPSHVDLSGAEVELVEAEGRENRLKEALGPILKDYDTVLLDTPPSLSLLTINVFSCASEVLVPCQTHPYAFGALEELFDTIEAVKEEINPKLFVSGIVPTLVDLRTRVSREVMERLRSDERYRHLVFSTAIRNNTTIAESAEVGKPVVFYRQSSYGAIDYNDLADELLARSS is encoded by the coding sequence ATGGCCAAGAAAAAAACCAGAACCATTGCGGTGGCGAACGAAAAGGGCGGTGTCGGTAAAACGGCTACGGTGGTCAACCTGGCGGCGGCCCTGACCCGCGCCCACCAGTCCGTGCTGGTGGTGGACATGGATCCCCAGGCCAATGCGACCAAGGGGCTGGGAATCGCGGCCGATGAGGAAAGACCCTCGGTTTACGACCTGATCATGGACAATGGCCGTAAGGCGGCGACAGAGGCGGTAATCCCCACCCGGTGGGAGGGGCTGCACCTGATTCCCTCCCACGTGGATCTTTCCGGCGCCGAAGTGGAGCTGGTGGAGGCCGAAGGCCGGGAAAACCGGCTGAAAGAGGCCCTGGGGCCGATTCTGAAGGACTACGACACAGTCCTTTTGGACACCCCCCCCAGCCTTTCTCTGCTCACCATCAATGTTTTTTCCTGCGCTTCGGAAGTCCTGGTTCCCTGCCAGACCCATCCATACGCCTTCGGCGCTCTGGAGGAGCTGTTCGATACCATCGAAGCGGTGAAGGAAGAGATCAACCCGAAACTGTTTGTCTCCGGCATCGTGCCGACGCTGGTGGATTTGCGCACGCGGGTGTCCAGGGAGGTCATGGAGCGGCTCAGAAGCGACGAACGTTACCGGCATCTGGTTTTCTCGACGGCCATCCGCAACAATACCACCATTGCCGAGAGTGCCGAGGTCGGCAAGCCGGTGGTCTTCTACCGTCAGAGCAGTTACGGGGCCATTGACTACAACGATCTGGCCGATGAGCTGTTAGCGCGTAGCTCATAG
- a CDS encoding YqgE/AlgH family protein, producing MDQTWQSLKGKFLIAMPGLADPNFYQSVTCLSEHNQKGAMGIVITRTHPEVTGKMIFDELQIPTVADAHRIPVYIGGPVHANELFILHGEPFGWEGSMPVTEELALSNSRDILEAIAMGKGPRSFIIALGCAGWGPGQLEGEIRGNAWITCPYSEEIAFRLDVDQRWEAAMQTIGIDPALLSDTPGHA from the coding sequence ATGGACCAGACATGGCAATCCTTGAAAGGCAAATTTCTCATCGCCATGCCCGGACTGGCCGACCCCAATTTTTACCAGAGCGTGACCTGCCTGTCCGAGCACAACCAGAAAGGGGCCATGGGGATCGTAATCACGCGGACTCATCCGGAAGTCACCGGGAAAATGATTTTCGACGAACTGCAGATCCCGACTGTTGCCGACGCCCATCGTATTCCGGTTTACATTGGTGGGCCGGTCCATGCCAACGAGCTGTTTATCCTTCACGGCGAACCGTTTGGCTGGGAAGGCAGCATGCCGGTGACAGAAGAACTGGCGTTGAGCAATTCACGGGATATTCTCGAAGCCATCGCCATGGGCAAAGGACCTCGGTCTTTTATCATCGCTCTGGGATGCGCCGGTTGGGGGCCTGGTCAACTGGAGGGTGAAATTCGTGGCAATGCCTGGATTACGTGCCCTTATTCGGAGGAGATTGCCTTTCGGCTGGATGTGGATCAGCGCTGGGAGGCGGCCATGCAAACGATCGGTATCGACCCGGCACTGCTTTCCGATACACCCGGCCATGCTTAG
- the ilvN gene encoding acetolactate synthase small subunit: MKEEKHILTMLVDNEPGVLSRIVGLFSGRGFNIESLCVAETIDPKVSRITIVTKANEPLVEQIEKQLRKLINVIKLRDLTGSRSVQREMALVCVRAKPEDRDEILRIVDIFRCKVVDVGPEYYIIEATGTEDKMRALINLLKPMGIKKIARTGTIALFREPN; this comes from the coding sequence ATGAAAGAGGAAAAACACATATTGACCATGCTGGTGGACAACGAACCGGGGGTGCTCTCCCGGATCGTGGGATTGTTCAGCGGCCGGGGATTCAACATAGAAAGCCTGTGCGTGGCGGAAACCATCGATCCTAAAGTATCCCGGATCACCATTGTCACCAAAGCCAATGAACCGCTCGTTGAACAGATCGAAAAGCAGCTTCGAAAACTCATCAATGTGATCAAGCTCAGGGACCTTACCGGGTCTCGATCGGTTCAACGGGAGATGGCTTTGGTCTGTGTGCGGGCCAAACCGGAGGACCGCGACGAGATTCTGCGGATCGTGGACATCTTCAGGTGCAAGGTCGTTGACGTGGGACCCGAATACTACATCATCGAGGCCACCGGGACCGAGGACAAGATGCGGGCGCTGATCAATCTGCTCAAACCCATGGGCATCAAAAAGATCGCCCGCACCGGCACCATCGCCCTGTTCAGGGAGCCCAACTGA
- the cimA gene encoding citramalate synthase, protein MEPLLIYDTTLRDGTQGENITFTADEKLKIALRLDEMGIHYVEGGWPGSNPRDIRFFDLAKRERFATTRITAFGSTCKAGIPAADDPNLQAILKTETPAAAIFGKSWPLHVETIMGNTLAENISMIADSVDFLKKSGLEVIYDAEHFFDGYKESPDYAVETLAAAADAGADFLVLCDTNGGTLPHEVDAIIRSVKQALKKQGLDASRMKLGIHTHNDCGMAEANAVSAVNCGAVMVHGTINGYGERCGNADLTTLIPVFSAKMKRTCIPEKKLCRLKSLSRFVSETANIVPLNTRPFVGHSAFAHKGGIHVSAIMKESRAYEHIDPEVVGNQRRVLMSDLAGKSNVEYKAREMGVDLCANGCDSKTIVKAIKQMEDEGYQFDVADGSFRIMLEKFTEQFKPLFDLESFRVTIEKDKDLPCSAHATIKISVGDSEEITAAEGLGPVSALDNALRKALGNFYPDLDAMQLVDFKVRVVDGRDGTAAKVRVFIESRDHEQIWSTIGVSEDIIEASWQALADSFQFKLAKEAQKNQPSTENRKVKDLKLGWSMSCNA, encoded by the coding sequence ATGGAACCGCTCCTGATCTACGACACCACCCTGAGAGACGGAACTCAGGGAGAAAATATCACGTTCACCGCAGACGAGAAGTTAAAGATCGCCCTGCGCCTGGATGAAATGGGCATTCACTATGTCGAGGGCGGATGGCCCGGCTCCAATCCCCGCGACATCCGGTTTTTCGATCTGGCCAAACGCGAGCGCTTCGCCACCACGCGCATCACCGCCTTCGGCTCCACCTGCAAAGCAGGCATTCCTGCCGCCGACGATCCCAACCTGCAGGCCATTTTGAAAACCGAAACGCCCGCGGCAGCGATCTTCGGCAAAAGCTGGCCCTTACATGTGGAAACCATAATGGGCAACACCTTGGCCGAGAATATCTCCATGATTGCGGACAGCGTGGATTTTCTCAAGAAAAGCGGCCTTGAGGTGATCTACGACGCCGAACATTTCTTCGACGGGTATAAGGAGTCCCCCGATTACGCCGTGGAAACCCTGGCAGCGGCTGCCGATGCCGGTGCTGATTTTTTGGTTCTTTGCGACACCAACGGGGGTACCCTGCCCCATGAGGTGGACGCCATTATCCGCTCGGTCAAGCAGGCCCTGAAAAAACAGGGTCTGGACGCCAGCCGCATGAAGCTGGGCATCCACACCCACAACGACTGCGGCATGGCCGAGGCCAACGCCGTATCCGCCGTAAACTGCGGGGCCGTCATGGTCCACGGCACCATCAACGGCTACGGGGAACGCTGCGGTAACGCCGACCTCACCACCCTGATTCCGGTGTTCAGCGCCAAAATGAAGCGCACCTGCATCCCGGAAAAGAAGTTGTGCAGGTTAAAGAGCCTTTCCCGCTTCGTCAGCGAGACGGCCAACATCGTACCCTTGAATACCCGTCCTTTCGTCGGCCACAGCGCCTTTGCCCACAAGGGCGGCATCCACGTCAGCGCCATCATGAAGGAGTCCCGGGCCTACGAGCACATCGACCCGGAAGTGGTCGGCAACCAGCGCCGGGTCCTGATGTCCGATCTGGCCGGCAAGAGCAATGTGGAATACAAGGCCAGGGAAATGGGCGTGGACCTGTGCGCCAACGGTTGCGACAGCAAGACCATCGTCAAGGCCATCAAGCAGATGGAAGACGAGGGCTACCAGTTCGACGTGGCCGACGGCTCCTTCAGGATCATGCTGGAGAAGTTTACCGAGCAGTTCAAGCCGCTGTTCGATTTGGAGTCCTTTCGGGTGACCATCGAAAAGGACAAGGACCTGCCTTGCTCGGCCCATGCCACCATCAAGATATCGGTGGGCGACAGCGAAGAGATAACCGCCGCCGAGGGTCTGGGACCGGTCAGCGCCCTGGACAATGCCCTGAGAAAGGCGTTGGGCAATTTCTACCCGGATCTTGACGCCATGCAGCTGGTGGACTTCAAGGTGCGCGTGGTGGACGGTAGGGATGGTACGGCTGCCAAGGTCCGGGTATTCATCGAATCCCGCGACCACGAGCAGATCTGGAGCACCATCGGCGTATCCGAAGATATCATCGAAGCCAGTTGGCAGGCCCTGGCCGACAGTTTCCAGTTCAAACTGGCCAAAGAGGCCCAAAAGAATCAGCCGTCCACCGAAAACCGGAAAGTCAAGGATCTCAAACTGGGCTGGTCCATGTCATGCAATGCGTGA
- the ilvC gene encoding ketol-acid reductoisomerase, with protein MANIDFGGTIEEVITSDEFTLQRAREVLENETVAVLGYGVQGPGQALNMRDNGIAVIVGQREGTASWDKAVADGFVPGKTLLSIEEAARKATVIQYLLSDAGQVAMWPTIKDCLNEGDALYFSHGFGIVYRDQTGIVPPENVDVILAAPKGSGTTVRTNFLDGSGINSSFAVHQDFTGRAKERTLALGIAIGSGYLFPTTFEKEVHSDLTGERGILMGALAGVMEAQYNVLRKNGHSPSEAFNETVEELTQSLIRLVAQNGMDWMYANCSTTAQRGALDWAPRFREAVAPLFEQLYESVVTGEETRRTLTCNSAPDYRDKLNAELKAIHDSEMWRAGAAVRSLRPENRRK; from the coding sequence ATGGCAAATATCGATTTTGGCGGAACGATTGAAGAAGTGATCACCTCGGACGAATTCACCCTCCAGCGCGCCCGGGAGGTGCTGGAAAACGAAACGGTGGCCGTGCTCGGCTACGGCGTGCAGGGGCCGGGACAGGCATTGAACATGCGCGACAACGGAATTGCCGTAATTGTCGGGCAGCGGGAAGGGACCGCCTCTTGGGACAAAGCCGTGGCCGACGGTTTCGTTCCAGGGAAAACCCTTTTGTCCATCGAGGAGGCGGCCCGCAAGGCCACCGTGATCCAGTACCTGCTCTCCGACGCCGGCCAGGTGGCCATGTGGCCCACCATTAAAGATTGCCTCAACGAAGGCGACGCCCTGTACTTCTCCCACGGTTTCGGCATCGTTTACCGCGACCAGACCGGCATCGTCCCCCCGGAAAATGTGGACGTCATCCTGGCGGCACCCAAAGGCTCCGGCACCACGGTGCGGACCAATTTTCTGGACGGCAGCGGCATCAACTCCAGTTTCGCCGTTCATCAGGACTTTACCGGCCGGGCCAAGGAGCGGACCCTTGCCCTGGGCATCGCCATCGGCTCCGGCTATCTGTTCCCAACCACCTTTGAAAAAGAAGTCCACAGCGACCTCACCGGCGAACGCGGGATTCTTATGGGCGCCCTGGCCGGCGTCATGGAAGCTCAGTACAACGTGCTGCGCAAAAACGGCCACAGCCCGAGCGAGGCCTTCAACGAAACCGTGGAAGAACTCACCCAGAGCCTGATTCGCCTGGTGGCCCAGAACGGCATGGACTGGATGTACGCCAACTGCAGCACCACGGCCCAGCGCGGCGCGCTGGATTGGGCCCCCCGCTTCCGCGAGGCCGTCGCACCGCTGTTCGAACAGTTATACGAAAGCGTGGTCACCGGAGAAGAGACTCGGCGGACCCTGACCTGCAACAGTGCCCCGGACTACCGGGACAAATTGAACGCCGAATTGAAAGCCATTCACGACTCGGAGATGTGGCGGGCCGGTGCTGCCGTGCGCTCCCTGCGTCCGGAAAACAGGCGCAAATAA